GGATATTTGGTACAAATCCGTATACATTTGTactctctgtcaagttgaaatcGGTTGTGTTGAAGAAAAGGCCCGGCTTTCAAGtaaaaatagtataaaaaaaTTTGTTATGACTGCACGTTTATGCCATTGTTCCTTTCAAGAACAATCTGCTGTCTGCAGGGCTTGAGTAAAATTTCCATTTATTCATAATACGAGCCGGAAATTGACACAAAACCCGAATTTTACATAATAAACAATACTCCCTTTCTAATATAAAAGAATTACATTGTCTGATACTAGAATCACTTTAAAGTATTGATAACACAATTCGAAATGGTTCCGactattgtcattttaataccAAACGTAAcctattgtacatttcatacccATTATGTATAATTTCATTAAGGGTATATTGactttaataattgtaaattcACATGGGACAACGAAGCTTCACAAAATATTTAGAGAAACGGAGTCTGACTATACGATATGGCGATAATACGAATTGCCTTTGGCAAACTCAGCCTTCAAAAAATGAAGTCATGACTGCTGTTTACTTTTATGTATATAGTTGGTTAAATTGGATTTGACAAAATTAGTCAGGGTCATGCCCAAGTTATCTaaatgaaaactgtgaaaaaatacacaaaggGTAAATAAATGAAGGGTATATCTAAGAATTCTTTGTTTGCTTAGAGGTCAATGAAAGGTGAAGGGAATGAACAATACCGCCATTTTTCCTTCATCACAATGTTTCATTGTTTCGTGTTTGGTGAAGATATTACGAgacttcaaaatattgaaattttgaatgaaaatgattcgtgtaaatatttgatgaatGAGTCAAAATGGAAACCCTAAACTATATATTAGTTTCATGGCAGTAAACCATGACAGTTTGCACGTGTGTAGTATGACAGTAATTAGTTGATTGTCAACGATGGGGATGGTGTACACGAGGCAGAGTTATACCAATAAATACTTAACCAGTTCTAGTTTGGTCTGCACACTTTAGTTTTAAACCAGTCATCTCCATGACTACGATGTGTCCCTTTATATCACACCCTCTCAATGCAAGCAAGGTTTGAAGTTGTATATTGATCTTCACTTCACAACGTACATTGTTATCTCTATAATCATAATGTATATTGTTCAAAATTAATCTCCGGTCTTTCCATTAAATTGATTGGTTACTCCCATGGGGTTCGATTTCATATTGCAGATATCCAAAATCGTAATTACCCTCAACGTCGACCGTTGCTATGGCAAAGATAAGAATGCACTGATTAATGGCCCATGAAAACGGTATTTAATCTGGAGTGCTTTCCAGACGTACGATGGGGTGACCTAGAGGTCATCATCTCGATAGACTACACATAAATGCCCAAAATAACTCGTGTGCAGCTTTGGGCTCGGGAATTTGGTCGCTTTATTTGACAGAACCAAGCTAGCAAACATCTGAAGTACCACCTATATCACCAGACAAAACATGTCACAACTTTCCATATTATCTATAATTTGTTGAAACAACTCACTGTTTGGCAGACTCAAACTATAACCATATACATAGACCAGTGTAGAAATggataaatattaaaatttagaCTAGTCTTAAAAGTGATCACAATTTATTAAAGAAATTCTTGAAATGTATCCTCCATAGTATTTTTCGTCTACGTTTGATGTACACTGTGACAATCATTGACAGTGCAGTGATCGAGGTCATGGCAGTCACAGAGTATAGATATGAATGACACACTGCAGTCAGTCATAGTATATATACAACAGCAGTGGACATGCGCAGTCTTGACAGACAATAAAATGTCTCCTATACATGTACGCTACAGAGATCGTCAAAAACATTTCAccaatttttcatattttttcaccGACTTTTCGACACATCTAACCTTAATCTTAGGTAGAAATCATGGCGGTAATCGTAGTTTTTGAATTGGTGTAAACATTTTGTCGTCAGGTGACTAAATTTGCGAAAATCGtcttttgatttattgattcaaaATTTTTGGCGCTTTGAAATTTATGATTTTGAATGCCTTGCCCTTAATGTTGAGTCTCCAACGCAGTGTTTCGTCCATTAGCCTTCGTTAAGTATAGTCAGCAACATTAGATTAGATTTATAATTAGTTCACTAAATCGTCGGGTCATATTGAAATAGAAAGGGCCCCGATCCGTTGGCAAAGTTTAGTCTTACTAAGTAAATACATTACTTGACTATTTAATCTGCTTCTCAAATTCTCATTTGTCCTTTGAATTATTGGGTATAGAAATCTAGACGATTAAACGAAATATCTACCTCGTTAGATATAgccttcatttatttatctttgcattcatttatttgttgtacatttatttgaatCCGATGAATACTCTAAATGGATTGTCATGcattttgagagagagagagagagagagagagagagagagagagagagagagagagagagagagagagagagagagagagagagagagagagagagagagagagagagaggagggagggagggagggagggagggagagagggagagagagagagagagagagagagagagagagagagagagagctggGATAAATAAAAGTAGAATGTTGAACTAAATGGTGGCGATTGACTCTCTATATCATGTATCACTGACTCTATATCTAAAAGACAGTGTGTGCGTTAGGAATGTGGTATTTACTTCTATTCtggtataatttaatatatattatattgctGAATTAATGGCCATCAATTCCGATGGATAGGCTggaaatgtattttaatatgcatTTTTACCAACAAGTTTATTGAAATATCTACTATGTTGGTCTTGAATGGTTGGCCAGTCTTCATGTGGCAGTGATATATTCCGTCGTTCTAAGACCTTACTGTGTATGATGTATAAGATGTCTAACCAGATTATAGATAAATTGAAAGTGATTCCGGTATCCAGATTAGGTTCAATGGCCGTATATGGTTTTAATACCTCATGGTCATATGATATAAACTTAATTCTCGCACCGACGGATGTATTTTTGCGTACATAGCACGTCTACTGTAACATTACAGCTACACATCTCATGTAGTTCAGATATTTACATCCGGGACTTACATCtcgtttttttaatttacagacAAGGATCTATTTGAAGTAAAAAGTGAGTAAGCCATGGCAGACAACAATAAACccgtgtcaaaggtcattcagaATATTGATGAAACTATCAGGAAATGGGCGATAAAAGGCAAAGACAACCCAGAGAAATATGTCGTCGAAATCACAAGGAACAGTCTCGAGTTTATCCAAGTCGGTGAAATCAAATATACACCAGTAAGAAAGATGGTTCCGAGTCCCGACGACCCGAACGAACTCGTGCCGAGTGACGACGGTGGAGAAGCGGCAGAGGTGAAGCCAGATCAAAACTCACGTACAGTTCATACGACATCGTTTGTTAACAGTACTTCGTTAGATGAACCACAGCGGCATCATTTTAGAGTAGAAAGAAGTTCTGTATCACACTACAGTTGGGCGATGACTAGTGGACATACATTCAGCGCTCGAGCAGGAATATCGCTGTCTCCGCCCTACAGTTGTGTGGAGGCCGGAGTGGAGTTCGGAAAAACGACCGAGGAATCGACGAGTGAGGTGAACGCTACAGAAAAAATTCGCACCAATGTTATCGAGTCTGACGTTCTCGTACCAAGGGGGAAAAGGGTGAACGTTAATCTTAACATCGTAGAAGAAGACTACATTGCAAAGTACGAGGTCGAGTACCGCATACAAGGGAGGGTTTACTGTGTTGTCAAGAAGGGAGACAAATACGACGGTGACCGAGATGGCGAAGCACAAGACATCTTCAAGAGCATGGATGGGTTTGAAGTATTTCCACAAACAAAGAAACGGAAAGGATATGCTAAGTTCGTGAACAAGGGTATATTCATGTCGAAAAGGGAACTAAAACAAGAACTGGAACTGAAGGACGAGGACCTCTAACGTCGACTTAAGCTTCAAATGTGGAAAtaaatcatcaaaataaaactaGGACTTTGGATCAAAAGCAGAATTTAAGTCTCGAAGTGACGCCAGTATGGTGcttgtcaacaacaacaacaacaacaacaacaacaacaacaacaacaacaacaacaacaataataataataataataataattacaacaCAGATAgaacgacagacagacagacagacagacagacagacagacagacagacagacagacagacaatgctAGCCAGTTGACCTGAAGCATAACATCttgtaaatttacaaaactcttgctatattttatcgtctggagCAAAAAAAACTATCTGAACTAGTTTTAGGTAATCAGCACCCATTAAAACGTTAAAATTATCATGTCCAAACAATAAAGTGCCAGACGATAAAGTAAGCTGTACTAGTAATATTTATTGTCGCGCCAGGGGATGTTCTGTTTCGTTCTATTTCAAGTGGGAATGACAGAGACTGGTAGtaggagtagtagtagtagtagtagtactagaaCCGCGTTGCATGCATGCCCCATTACATGTCCCTACTGAAATAGCCGTGCTGACACAATGATCACCAAGGCAACCCAATCTCAAATGTAACGCTATACGATTAGTATAGCCAGGAATTTAAAAAGGTGTGTGAATGAATTGATCAACACACAAATTGTAAAAATTGCAATGTTACATTTGATAGATTGTGTTGGGtggataacccccccc
This region of Glandiceps talaboti chromosome 4, keGlaTala1.1, whole genome shotgun sequence genomic DNA includes:
- the LOC144434645 gene encoding uncharacterized protein LOC144434645, with amino-acid sequence MADNNKPVSKVIQNIDETIRKWAIKGKDNPEKYVVEITRNSLEFIQVGEIKYTPVRKMVPSPDDPNELVPSDDGGEAAEVKPDQNSRTVHTTSFVNSTSLDEPQRHHFRVERSSVSHYSWAMTSGHTFSARAGISLSPPYSCVEAGVEFGKTTEESTSEVNATEKIRTNVIESDVLVPRGKRVNVNLNIVEEDYIAKYEVEYRIQGRVYCVVKKGDKYDGDRDGEAQDIFKSMDGFEVFPQTKKRKGYAKFVNKGIFMSKRELKQELELKDEDL